From the Bacillus tuaregi genome, one window contains:
- a CDS encoding SulP family inorganic anion transporter yields the protein MNLVERIQKEWFSNVKGDLLSGIVVALALIPEAIAFSIIAGVDPMVGLYASFTMAVIIAFAGGRPGMISAATGAMALVMVPLVSEYGLQYLFAATILTGIIQILFGVFKVAKLMKFIPRAVMIGFVNALAILIFMAQVPHFIGISTLTYVFVAITLVIVYVVPRFFKAIPAPLIAILVLTAVAIFSGAELRTVGDLGAITQSLPHLLFPNVPFTFETLAIIFPYSISLAIVGLLESLLTASIVDDMTGTESNKNQEARGQGLANIVTGFFGGMAGCAMIGQSVINVKSGGRGRLSTLIAGLFLIFLIIVLGDWVIQIPMPVLVGIMIMVSIGTFDWSSFSYLRKAPLTDAVVMLVTVSIVVATHDLSKGVIAGVILSAIFFVAKISKLKVIKQEENSQVHYEVEGQLFFASVDGFVDGFDFTVEDKKIVIDFSAAHIWDDSAVGAIDKVVMKYRENNNFVTLHNLNAASKKLVDKLAVFNDTDARLSMH from the coding sequence ATGAATTTGGTTGAAAGAATACAAAAAGAATGGTTTTCGAATGTGAAGGGGGACTTGCTTTCTGGTATTGTTGTTGCACTAGCCTTAATTCCAGAGGCGATTGCCTTTTCGATTATTGCAGGGGTAGACCCGATGGTTGGTTTATATGCCTCATTTACGATGGCTGTTATTATTGCATTTGCAGGTGGAAGACCTGGGATGATTTCAGCGGCAACAGGTGCCATGGCATTAGTAATGGTTCCATTGGTTAGTGAGTATGGACTTCAGTATTTATTTGCTGCTACGATTTTAACCGGAATCATTCAGATTCTTTTTGGCGTGTTTAAAGTAGCAAAGCTGATGAAATTTATCCCACGTGCCGTTATGATAGGATTTGTAAATGCATTGGCCATTCTAATCTTTATGGCACAAGTGCCGCACTTCATTGGAATTTCCACTTTGACTTACGTATTTGTTGCCATTACGTTGGTTATAGTGTATGTCGTACCTCGTTTTTTCAAAGCGATACCAGCCCCTTTAATCGCTATTTTGGTTTTAACTGCTGTTGCGATTTTTTCAGGAGCAGAGCTTAGAACAGTCGGAGATTTGGGCGCGATTACACAATCTTTGCCGCATCTATTATTTCCAAATGTTCCATTTACATTTGAAACACTAGCTATTATATTTCCCTATTCTATCTCCTTAGCGATAGTAGGACTACTAGAAAGCTTGCTTACAGCCTCGATTGTAGATGATATGACCGGAACAGAGAGCAATAAAAATCAAGAGGCAAGAGGGCAGGGTCTAGCTAACATTGTAACGGGGTTCTTTGGCGGGATGGCTGGCTGTGCCATGATTGGTCAATCTGTTATTAACGTGAAATCAGGTGGACGTGGTAGATTATCGACCTTGATTGCTGGATTATTTTTAATTTTTCTGATTATTGTATTGGGTGATTGGGTTATACAAATACCCATGCCTGTCCTTGTCGGTATTATGATTATGGTCTCGATTGGCACTTTTGATTGGTCATCTTTTTCTTATTTAAGAAAAGCACCCCTAACAGATGCGGTCGTCATGCTTGTAACGGTTTCAATTGTCGTTGCTACACATGATTTGTCAAAGGGAGTTATTGCAGGGGTTATTTTAAGCGCCATTTTCTTTGTCGCAAAAATTTCTAAATTGAAAGTGATAAAGCAGGAAGAGAACAGCCAAGTACATTATGAAGTCGAAGGACAGTTATTCTTTGCATCTGTTGACGGATTTGTCGATGGATTTGATTTCACTGTAGAAGATAAAAAAATAGTGATTGATTTTTCAGCAGCGCATATTTGGGATGATTCGGCTGTTGGTGCGATCGATAAAGTTGTCATGAAATATAGGGAAAATAACAATTTTGTTACCCTTCATAATCTAAATGCAGCAAGTAAAAAGCTAGTTGATAAATTGGCTGTCTTTAATGATACGGACGCAAGGCTGTCCATGCATTAA
- a CDS encoding universal stress protein, with the protein MYNRILLAADGSDHSVRAAKEAVKLAALGRECKITLALVADFAKSKNEVLHFYGKEELDFARRKRLRAVEVVLRTHRTAYDIKILHGDPGPTIVDFANNEKFNMIVIGSRGLNSLQEMVLGSVSHKVVKQANCPVLIVK; encoded by the coding sequence ATGTACAATAGAATATTATTAGCTGCAGATGGTTCAGATCACTCAGTAAGGGCTGCCAAGGAGGCTGTTAAGCTTGCCGCTTTAGGACGTGAATGCAAGATAACCCTTGCGTTAGTGGCGGATTTCGCAAAATCAAAAAATGAAGTTTTACATTTTTATGGAAAAGAAGAGCTTGATTTTGCTAGAAGGAAACGGCTCCGCGCTGTTGAAGTGGTGTTGAGAACTCATCGTACAGCCTATGATATTAAAATTCTACACGGTGACCCAGGACCTACTATCGTTGATTTTGCCAATAACGAAAAGTTTAACATGATTGTAATTGGCAGCAGAGGGCTTAACTCCTTGCAGGAAATGGTTTTAGGCAGTGTAAGCCATAAAGTGGTG